The Myripristis murdjan chromosome 8, fMyrMur1.1, whole genome shotgun sequence genomic sequence gtttctctcctgtgtggactctcatgtgtgtatttaatccAGTTTTTGTTCTAAAATGTTTACCACAAACTGAGCAGGtaaaaggtttctctcctgtgtggacactCATGTGTGCATTTAGGCTAGATTTCGCTGTAAAATGTTTACCACAAATTGAACAGCTTAAAgatttctctcctgtgtggacttcCATATGAATGTTTAATTGACCTTTCTGTGCAAACTTCAtagcacagactgagcagcaatatggtttctctcctgtgtggactctcatgtgtttatttaagcCAGATTTCTGTGTCAAATGTTTACCACAAattgagcagctgaaaggtttctctcctgtgtggacacttttgtgtgtatttaagcCAAGTTTTGTTCTAAACTGTTTaccacaaactgagcagctaaagggtttctctcctgtgtggacactcatgtgtgtatttaagcCGAGTTTCATTCTAAACTGTTTaccacaaactgagcagctaaaaggtttctctcctgtgtggacactCATGTGTGTATTTAGGCCAAATTTAGCTGTAAAATGTTTACCACAAATTGAGCAGCTTAATGGTTTCTTTCCTGTGTGGACTATCATATGACTGTTTAGTTGACTTTCCCATGTAAATTTCTTAGCgcagactgagcagctgaaaggtttctctcctgtgtggattctcatgtgtctgtttaagCAAATCTTTGTGTAAATCTCTtagcacagactgagcagctaaaagttttctctcctctgtggaCTACCATATGAGCGTTTAACTCACTTTTCCCTATAAATCTCTtagcacagactgagcagctgaaaggtttctctcctgtgtggactctcatgtgtctgtttaagCAAAATTTATGAACAAATCTCTTCggacagactgagcagctgaatggtttgTCTTTCTTGTGCCTCATCATGTGTCTTTTTAAGAGACacctttttttaaagtttgtacCACAAACAACGCAGCTCCACTGTTTCTCTCCTGTGGTTTTgttcacagagcaggaagatggCTTCTCTCCAGCCTCAGATCTGTCATGGCTGAAAAGGACTTCACTCACTGAGGCTAAACCTGACTGAGGCTCTCCAGTCTCCTCCAAGTCatcttcactgtcttcagtctcAGATTCAGAGGAGTGTGAAGAGAGCAGCTGGCCATCACTACTTGCTTGTAAATCCTCTTCATCAGCTTCtgtttcagtggagctgctggccggaggctctgcctctctgttctcctcagtttggctttgatgaagctgtgaggacTGAGCtctctcttcatcatcttcactcttcacagggGCAGGAGTGAATGGGATATCCTTGGTGATATtgagctcctcctgttcctctttaatgtggGGGGGCTCTGGTTCCTCCTGCTTCACACTGGGgctgcactcctgctgctcagcgggaacctcttctttaatcaccagcagctgctcaggcaacactgaaacacacacacacacacacacacacacacacacacacacacacattaaggaaAA encodes the following:
- the LOC115363949 gene encoding oocyte zinc finger protein XlCOF8.4-like; translated protein: MCDVQELMCLIQRHQAAAARDILELFERTLAAHEEQLRQSREENERQKKLLEALLQPQVQLERAVLPEQLLVIKEEVPAEQQECSPSVKQEEPEPPHIKEEQEELNITKDIPFTPAPVKSEDDEERAQSSQLHQSQTEENREAEPPASSSTETEADEEDLQASSDGQLLSSHSSESETEDSEDDLEETGEPQSGLASVSEVLFSHDRSEAGEKPSSCSVNKTTGEKQWSCVVCGTNFKKRCLLKRHMMRHKKDKPFSCSVCPKRFVHKFCLNRHMRVHTGEKPFSCSVCAKRFIGKSELNAHMVVHRGEKTFSCSVCAKRFTQRFA